GATTGTTAATACAAGACAAAGAGAGAGAATTTTCTTGATGTGCTTCAAATTATTTTCCTCCCTGTTTCCTTACGTTCCATGCGGTGTCAAAGTAAGTGAAAGAACTGGCCGTACCAAGGGGCAGATCTTGAGTTGTATGTCACGTTACTTTTATTTACATTGGGTATATCGGAAGGTTTTGGGAGGAAGTTTAGCTTGTTATTACAAATATTTCTTTTTCTTTTATAAGCTATTTGTGATTTTTTATAATAAATAATGGGCGTTTATAAAACTCACTATTTAAATTCATAGAAAAATCATTAATAAACTTTTGTAATTGTTCTTTTGTAGATTTAACTGGAACATTAATATACTCTTTTTTAATGTTGTGATATAATCCTATATTAACTATCTCATATCCACTTTGTAAGAATATATCTTTTTGGTATTCAATCATTTCAGATATGTGATCAGGAGAAACAATTGGTGTACTTTTATTTCCACCCCAATTATAACCTATCTGAAAAACGATGATATCACACTTTTCTTTGCATTTCTTTAGGTACGTAATAATATAATTTTTTAATTCATTAGCATTTCCTACTCGACTATTTTCAAAATCCACTCCACTATGATGCAACACATTCATATTAAAAGCTATATCTAAGTTTGGTAACTTATCTATATTCTCCAAACCTGCTGATTCATTTATAACCTTTACATTATCAATATGGAACATATCACAAATCATCTTTATAAAATTTGCATTATTCTCATTTATTTCAATTGCCACAAAATTACTTTGTTTATTTTCCATTGCAAAATCAAGACAAAAACGACCAGTATTTGCACCTATATCTCCAACTATAGCTCCAATAGGAAATGTAATATTTTCTTTTATAAACTGATATCTTTTACTATCACCACGCCAATTCTCATCTTTTAATGCAGTTATCCCTAATTCTCTTGTTATAAAATTCGGAAAGTTTTGATAATTTGAGTGCTTACTCCCATCACTATAATAGTTTATAATCTTATCTTTCATTTCATGAGTTATCATTATATTCCCTCTTTAAATAGTTTTTCTGTATCTTTTCTATGATATATATCGTAATTTAATATTTCTTTCTGGTCTTTTTTTAATTTTCTATCATCATACCCATAATACATATTTCTATTATTACTAGAAATCCCATTTTTCCAAAAGTAATAAATGTTATTCTTTATTGTTCCTTTATCTACTTCAACATCAAATCCCATATCCATTAGATATTCCTCAAAAAAAGGTACATTTGCATCAACAAATAATTGAGAAGGACCCCACAATCTTGGATTTGCTTCTATCATATAATATTTATCATTGGATTTTTTTAGCTCTACCATTACCAATCCCTTAAAATCTTCTAATAAAAACATTTCTGCATACGCTTTACAAATTTCTGTTTTATGTAAATTACTACTTACTGCTAAGCAGATTGAACCTCCTGCTTCTTGTTGAATCAGGTTTTTTTGAGAAAAACAATCATAAGAACCATCTTTCTTAAAGTAATAAAGCAAATACCAGCTTTCTCCAATTATGTATTGTTCAATTGACCAATCTTTATCATTAACATTTACTAAACGATAATAGTCTTCTTTATTTTCTAGTAAAATTGGCTTACCCATATAAGATTCATAGGTTCTAGGTTTTAATATACATGGAAATATCGCATTCTCAATCGTTTTATAACTTTCAGGTACCACTAGCTTATATTTCCTACATAATTCATAAAATGAACTTTTATCAGATATAGTACAATAAAGTTCTTTATTTACTAATGGTATATGAATATTATGTTTTCTAAATTTATCTACATTGGAAATTAAATATCTGTTTAGATATTCAGTACTTGGTAACACAAATAAATCTTCCTTATTATATTTATCTTTAATAGTTAAGATTATAGATACTAGATTAGAAAGCTCCTTGCTTTTTCGCGTATATGCAACATGTTCTTTATATTGTGTTCTAAAAATAGGGTCTTGTTCGCTAGATGCAATAATATAAAAAGGAATATCATTCTCCATACACACTCGAATAAATGCAATTATTGCACGCAAATTATATCCTGATAAAATAATAATTGCTTTAGTATTATTAAAATCATGCATATTTTTCACAACCAATTTAAATTATTAACTAAATCATATTTTTCACACTTATGAATTTATGCTAATGTCCTCTCGTTATTTTTTAATATCTTTAATAAAAAGCTATCGTTTTTCATACTTTTTGTAAACATATATATATAGAACCAGATATCTCTGGATTTTTTTTGGCTAATTTTTGTAACCCCTCAAAATGGGATAAATTCAAAATATTTTTTTCTACCATCTCTTTTAATTGAAAATCTGCAAATGGTTTGACATATAGTCCTCCTTTTTCTATAACTTTGAACTTTGTATTTTCTACTTCTTTCAGAAGGCTATCCATATCAAAGACTCGCCTATGTCCATGTTTCAAATCATTTTCAGTTAATAAATATTCATCCTCTAGCAATCCCATTTCAACAGCCAATGAACGACTTAAAGCTTTTGCATTTGGAACCGTAATAAACAAATAACCACCAGATTTTAAAGCTGAATAACAAACATCTAATACTTTCTCTATATTTTCTATATGCTCGAAAATATAGTTTGCTGCTATAAAGTCATACTTTGAATTATCTTGAATATCTTCAAATAAACTGTATAGATATGTAATATTATTTAAGTTCGCTAAATTATTTTTCGCCCTATTTAAAAATATTTCACTCCCCTCACACA
The Clostridium sp. Marseille-P299 genome window above contains:
- a CDS encoding class I SAM-dependent methyltransferase — its product is MSENNNLDIVAQTYECRNSNFLAIIKQLNINVMEKYMQEKSEGICLELGCGEGDSTKLLSKFFKSVVVCEGSEIFLNRAKNNLANLNNITYLYSLFEDIQDNSKYDFIAANYIFEHIENIEKVLDVCYSALKSGGYLFITVPNAKALSRSLAVEMGLLEDEYLLTENDLKHGHRRVFDMDSLLKEVENTKFKVIEKGGLYVKPFADFQLKEMVEKNILNLSHFEGLQKLAKKNPEISGSIYICLQKV